GGCTACTTCTCCGGCGGCCCCGGCATGAACTGCCTCCAGTGGAACATGTACTGGGACTTCGGCACCGGGCAGATCGGCGACATGGGCAGTCACACGTTGGATATCGTCTGGGACGCCGCCGTCACTTCCGGGCTGCCGACCACGATGGAGGCCAAGGGCGAACCGTTCAATCCCGAAGTGACGCCGGTCGAGATGGAGTTCCACTGCAGGCTGCCGGCCAACGATTGGCGCGGCGAGATCGGCGTCCACTGGTATCAGGGCGGCGCGATGCCCCGTTCCCCGCGGGATTGGGTCGATCTGAACAAGATCGGGCACGGCGCCATGTTCAAGGGCACCAAGGGTTACCTGATCAGCGACTTCACCGGCCGTCTGGTGATCCCGTTCGGCGACGACGCGGACATGAGCTACTACGATCGTCGGCCGAAAGACCAGATGCTTCCGGACGTTGGGCATTTCCAGAAGGAGTGGATCAACGCCTGCAAGAACCCCAGCCTCAAGACCTCATGTGACTTCGACTACAGCGGCACAATGATCGAGACCATGCTCCTGGGCCTGGTGGCCTACCGTGTGGGGAAGAAGCTCGAGTATGACGCCGCCACGGGCCAAGTCAGGAACTGTCCCGAGGCCAACGATCTGCTGGGCCGCAAGTACCGCCAAGGCTGGACCCTCGACGGCTGAAGTCCTGATTGGACCTGATTCTCTCGGTATTCGCGAGGGTTTCAGCGAAGATCTCTGCCGGCTTGTCCTGCGAGGGGGCAAGCCGGCTTCTTTTGTGGGACCGGTTCACGCCACAGGGCGTGTCTCGGCTTTGTGATGTGAAGAACATCGCAAGTGCGCTCTGTAAAATGGGGTGGAGAATCAGCCATGCTGTCTGTCGTGCTTTGGGGACTCTTTGCGGCGTCTGTCCATGGCTTCGCTTCAGGCAGTCCCGATGTCTATCGTATTGAGATCAAGCCTCTGGTGGCGGCGCCGTCGGATCGATCGCAGTGGGACTCCTGGCGTGTTGAGCTTGCAGTCGCGCGGCAGCAGATGCGGCAGCGTCTGAACTACGACGGTGACCTCTATCGGCGAGAGGAATTTGCGTGGGTGCCGTCATGCTACTCGTGCTGTTTCGTGATGATGTGCGATCAGAGGTTTTACGATCCCGTCAGCCGTCGGTACACGGTCGAGGAGTACCTGGACGAAGGGCGAGCCGAGTTCGGCGGCTATGATGCCGTGGTCCTGTGGCATGCGTACCCGAGGAT
This Anaerobaca lacustris DNA region includes the following protein-coding sequences:
- a CDS encoding Gfo/Idh/MocA family oxidoreductase, which encodes MQRRDFLKTSAAGAGLLVLPSGVLSGASAPSNKLNVALIGTWGRGEAHFGALQDENVVALCDVDEQHLEFGAKRFPKAKKYVDWRKCLDQKDIDAVVCCTADHTHAFIANWSLNRNLHCYMEKPLAISVKEARLVRAHWLRKKDKIATQVGMQRHAYPNFNRVQELIRDGAIGKLTDVYAWGNRKIPRPGYLPAEGEPPAHFHYDLWIGPSPFHPYNPGYFSGGPGMNCLQWNMYWDFGTGQIGDMGSHTLDIVWDAAVTSGLPTTMEAKGEPFNPEVTPVEMEFHCRLPANDWRGEIGVHWYQGGAMPRSPRDWVDLNKIGHGAMFKGTKGYLISDFTGRLVIPFGDDADMSYYDRRPKDQMLPDVGHFQKEWINACKNPSLKTSCDFDYSGTMIETMLLGLVAYRVGKKLEYDAATGQVRNCPEANDLLGRKYRQGWTLDG